TTGCCGGAGACCGGGCGCAAGTATCCCGATTCCATGTGAAGCGGGCGGCCGTCGGGCAAGCCACGTGTGCGTGAGCTGTACGTCAGAAAAGGTTTGGGGGTCGGAGCGAAGACGATTTCCTCGGAGTACTCGAAATCGTCGATCGTCGGAAAGTGCCCGCTACCCGTGCCGGCCCAGCGTCCACGCAACAACTCGACCCCTCGGTGCTCGTTCTCGGGTCGCTGTGGTGCCGTCATGGTGGTTCCTCTCACTGGTGTCGGCCATCAGATTACGCATCAGCGGGAATACTGTTTATCCATGAACGGTTCTGGATCCGTCTCGCTCGGTGTCGACTCCGAGGTAGGTAAGTTGCGTTCGGTCATCCTGCATCGTCCGGGCGACGAATTGAAGCGGCTCACCCCGCGAAACAACGACCAACTGCTGTTCGACGGTCTGCCGTGGGTTGATCGGGCGCAGGACGAGCACGATCAGTTCGCGTCGGTGCTGCGTGAGCACGGTGTCGAGGTTCTGTTGTTGGCGGACTTGCTCACGGAAGCCTTGACGGTCAGCGGTGCGGCCCGGATTCAGGGAATTTCGGCTGCAGTGGACACCCGGAAGATCGGGCATTCGCTGGGGCAGCATCTGTCGTCGTATCTGCGCAGTGTGCCGCCGGCGGAGTTGTCGTCGATCCTCACCGCCGGCATGACCTTCGACGAACTCCCGGTGGATGCGTCGTCGACGTCGCTGGTGCGTCGGATGCATCACGGCGGGGATTTTGTAATCGATCCGTTGCCGAATCTGCTGTTCACGCGTGATTCGTCGTTCTGGATCGGGCCGCGGGTGGTGATTACGTCCTTGGCGTTGTCGGCGCGGGCGCGGGAGTCGTCGATCACCGATCTGGTGTATGCGCATCATCCGCGGTTTCGCGGTGTGCGGCGGGCGTACGAATCACACACCGCTCCGGTGGAAGGTGGTGACGTGCTGCTTCTCGCTCCCGGTGTGATTGCCGTCGGTGTGGGTGAGCGCACGTCGCCGGCGGGAGCAGAAGCACTGGCGCGCAGTGTGTTCGACGACGATCTGGCGCATACGGTGTTGGTGGTTCCGATCGAGCAGCGCCGCGCGTCGATGCATCTCGATACGGTGTGCACGATGGTGGAAGCCGATGCTGTGGTCATGTATCCAGCTATTCAGAACACATTGTCGGCCTTCACTATTCGGCGTGAGGACGAGGGTGTGAGCATTCGTGGCGCTGACCCCTTCCTCGAGGCCGCCGCCGACGCGATGGGGATCGGGAAGCTGCGGGTCATCGACACCGGATTGGACACGGTGACTGCCGAACGTGAGCAGTGGGACGACGGAAACAACACTCTGGCAATCGAACCCGGCGTGGTGATCGCCTACGAGCGCAACGTCGAGACGAACGCGCGGTTGGAAGCGTCTGGTATCGAAGTGCTCCGGATCGCGGGGTCGGAACTGGGATCCGGCCGAGGTGGTCCCCGGTGTATGTCCTGTCCGATCGCCCGCGATCCGCTGTGATGCCTAGAGAATTTCTTCGACCTTGTCCGCCGGGCGGGCGAGGACAGTGCCCTTGTCAGTGACGACAAAGGGGCGTTCGATGAGAATCGGGTGTTCGATCATGGCGTCGAGGATCTTGGACTCGGACGCGTCGGCGAGCCCGAGCTCCTTGTACTGCGATTCACGCTTGCGGACTGCCTGGCTGGGAGTGAGGCCGGCGTCGGAGAGGAGTTTTTCCAGTTCCGAACGGGTAGGCGGTGTATCGAGGTACATGACGACGTTCGGTTCGATGCCGTGTTCGCGCAGCCGCGCGAGAACGGTTCGTGAGGTGTTGCATCGTTGATTGTGGAAGATCGTTGCAGAGGCCATGGTCGACATTGTGCCTGGCGTGATCAGCCGTCCGGTCGGGAAGTGGGAACAAACGACCCCTTCCGGCGCGCTGGACTGAAGTACCGACGTATGAGGAGTGGATGATGACGGAACATCGGAGTGTCGACGAACGGCGGGTGGCGATCGCCGGAGGTCACGGCAAGATCGCGCAGCACCTCATATTTTTGCTGGCCGGGCATGGTGATCGGCCGATAGCGCTGATCCGCAATCCGGATCATGAGGGTGCAGTCCGCACGTTGGGTGCATTTCCCGTGGTGATCGATTTGGAAACTTCGACCGTCGACGAGGTTGCGAAGGTGTTGGCGGGGTGTGATGTTGCGGTTTTTGCGGCGGGAGCCGGTCCGGGGAGCGGAGTTGCCCGTAAGGACACTGTCGACCGGGCGGCGGCCGTACTGCTTGCCGATGCCGCGGAAAAAGCGGGTGTTCGTCGTTTCATCCAGATCAGTGCAATGGGCGCCGGTGAACCGGTAGCGGAGGGGACCGACGAAGTCTTTGCGGCGTATCTCGAGGCAAAGACGGCTGCCGAGAACGATCTGAAGGGTCGTACCGAGTTGGAGTGGACGATTGTGCGTCCGGGGCTTCTCACGGATGACGACCCGACCGGTGAGGTAACACTGGCAGAACCCCCGGTTGCGCGTGGAGCGGTCAGTAGGGCGGACGTGGCGGCGGTGATCGAGGCGCTGATCGATGCGCCCGCGAGTGTTGGCAAGACGTTGGTTCTGACGTCCGGCCCCGACCTGATTCGCGACGCGGTCGATGCCTTGTGATGACCGGCATCGTGATCGACCATGATTCGTCTGTGGCGCCGTACGACCAACTGCGGCAACAGATTATCGAGCAGGTGCAGACCGGGGGACTGATTGCGGGGGCCAAGATTCCCACGGTTCGGGCGCTGGCGACAGATTTGGGTTTGGCGGCGAATACCGTTGCAAAAGCGTATCGGGTGCTCGGCGAGCAGGGGGTGATCGAGACCCGAGGGAAACAGGGCACGTTCATCGCGTCGGGAGACGATCCGGTGCGAGCGCAGGCGGAGCAGGCGGCGACGGCCTTCGTGAAAGATGTGCGTGCTCTCGGATATTCGGACGATGAGATCGTGACCATGGCCCGGGCGGCATTGAGAGGGGCGTGACACAGCTTTAAGTTGACGCTTCAACTTAAAGCTGTCAGGCTTGCACCATGAATTCGTCGATCGTCCGTGACCTCGGACTCCTCATCGCCCGTATCGGCCTCGGCATCATCTTCATCGCCCACGGCTGGCAGAAGTTCTTCACGTACAAGATCGCCGGCACACAGGCGTCGTTCGAAGCCATGGGCGCACCGCTGCCCAAGGTGTCCGCAATTGCCGCTGCCACCATCGAACTCGGCGGCGGAATCCTGCTCATCGCCGGCGTGTTGACTCCGCTTGTCGGTGTGCTGTTGTTCCTCGACATGGTGGGAGCCTTCTTTATCGTCCACTCGGGCAATGGTGTTTTTGTCGACGCCGGCGGCTATGAACTGGTACTTGCACTCGGTGTCGGTTCGCTGCTGATCGCAGCGATCGGTGCCGGACGCATCAGCGTCGACGGATTGATTGGTAAAGGCGACGGCTGGTTGAAAACCGCAGCTTAAGACGTATTTCGAGGCGGGCCCGACTGGTGTCGGGCCCGCCTTTGCTATTGCTTTTGTTCGCTCGAGTGACCAACGTATTGACTTATGGTGACGAAATCTGATCGATCCGAGCAGAATTCCGGTGCCAACGAGGACCGACCGACGACGGGGTTCACACGTTTAGGTGTGCGAACCGATTACGTGGTTTTTTCCGTAACGGCAGTGGCGGTCTTGGCAATTCTCGTGTGGGGACTCGTTGCACCCGACAATTTGAACTCGGTGACGGGGAGCGTTCTCGACTGGCTCGTAGTCAACATCGGCTGGCTTTTTGTTC
The nucleotide sequence above comes from Rhodococcus sp. KBS0724. Encoded proteins:
- a CDS encoding DoxX family protein, whose product is MNSSIVRDLGLLIARIGLGIIFIAHGWQKFFTYKIAGTQASFEAMGAPLPKVSAIAAATIELGGGILLIAGVLTPLVGVLLFLDMVGAFFIVHSGNGVFVDAGGYELVLALGVGSLLIAAIGAGRISVDGLIGKGDGWLKTAA
- a CDS encoding GntR family transcriptional regulator, translated to MTGIVIDHDSSVAPYDQLRQQIIEQVQTGGLIAGAKIPTVRALATDLGLAANTVAKAYRVLGEQGVIETRGKQGTFIASGDDPVRAQAEQAATAFVKDVRALGYSDDEIVTMARAALRGA
- the arsC gene encoding arsenate reductase (glutaredoxin) (This arsenate reductase requires both glutathione and glutaredoxin to convert arsenate to arsenite, after which the efflux transporter formed by ArsA and ArsB can extrude the arsenite from the cell, providing resistance.), with product MSTMASATIFHNQRCNTSRTVLARLREHGIEPNVVMYLDTPPTRSELEKLLSDAGLTPSQAVRKRESQYKELGLADASESKILDAMIEHPILIERPFVVTDKGTVLARPADKVEEIL
- the arcA gene encoding arginine deiminase yields the protein MNGSGSVSLGVDSEVGKLRSVILHRPGDELKRLTPRNNDQLLFDGLPWVDRAQDEHDQFASVLREHGVEVLLLADLLTEALTVSGAARIQGISAAVDTRKIGHSLGQHLSSYLRSVPPAELSSILTAGMTFDELPVDASSTSLVRRMHHGGDFVIDPLPNLLFTRDSSFWIGPRVVITSLALSARARESSITDLVYAHHPRFRGVRRAYESHTAPVEGGDVLLLAPGVIAVGVGERTSPAGAEALARSVFDDDLAHTVLVVPIEQRRASMHLDTVCTMVEADAVVMYPAIQNTLSAFTIRREDEGVSIRGADPFLEAAADAMGIGKLRVIDTGLDTVTAEREQWDDGNNTLAIEPGVVIAYERNVETNARLEASGIEVLRIAGSELGSGRGGPRCMSCPIARDPL
- a CDS encoding SDR family oxidoreductase; protein product: MTEHRSVDERRVAIAGGHGKIAQHLIFLLAGHGDRPIALIRNPDHEGAVRTLGAFPVVIDLETSTVDEVAKVLAGCDVAVFAAGAGPGSGVARKDTVDRAAAVLLADAAEKAGVRRFIQISAMGAGEPVAEGTDEVFAAYLEAKTAAENDLKGRTELEWTIVRPGLLTDDDPTGEVTLAEPPVARGAVSRADVAAVIEALIDAPASVGKTLVLTSGPDLIRDAVDAL